From a single Drosophila sulfurigaster albostrigata strain 15112-1811.04 chromosome 3, ASM2355843v2, whole genome shotgun sequence genomic region:
- the LOC133842003 gene encoding synaptonemal complex protein 1-like isoform X1 has translation MTENLLEGRKQLENSSANLKIEQNNNKTENLQELLPDVKQSKEDKIRMETEAISQTATNDNQEHKITQFVLQLLGDLKGQEELHLGELKELRKELEEKDNMCNQLKLEISQVRENPTFYDLKSHEERHSREVKDLRTQLELNKMFTNEVITAGKNINQMRMQLLNDLKIREECHLRYVNELREELKVKENNLKDQEERHSREVNKLREELDVRDNTCHELELEISQVRQNLDDLKGQEELHLRKVKELRKELEAKDNICQELELKVSQVRENPEFIKMRQQLLDELESQELHLVEVNKLRKELEAKYTICHQLEHEVFAVQENAKFIQMREQLMDNLKDQEERHLREISDLRKVQEDKDKLCLEKDQEAAQLRDRLNFNMSCPICLEPWNSSEHRMVALSCGHIFGESCARQCLQRNLHCPECRAPASESNIRKLFPR, from the coding sequence ATGACAGAAAATTTGCTTGAAGGGCGCAAGCAACTGGAAAACAGTTCtgctaatttaaaaattgaacaaaacaataataagacTGAAAATTTGCAGGAATTACTACCCGATGTCAAACAAAGCAAGGAAGATAAAATTCGCATGGAGACGGAAGCTATCAGCCAGACTGCCACAAATGATAATCAAGAACATAAAATAACACAATTTGTTCTGCAATTACTTGGTGATCTCAAAGGCCAAGAGGAACTTCATTTAGGCGAACTAAAAGAGCTTCGTAAGGAGCTGGAGGAAAAGGATAATATGTGCAATCAATTAAAGCTTGAGATATCCCAAGTTCGAGAAAACCCTACATTTTATGATCTAAAAAGTCACGAAGAACGTCATTCACGAGAAGTAAAAGATCTTCGCACACAGCTGGAATTAAATAAGATGTTCACAAATGAAGTAATCACTGCTGggaaaaatattaatcaaatgcGCATGCAATTGCTTAACGATCTCAAAATTAGAGAAGAATGTCATTTACGATACGTAAACGAGCTTCGTGAAGagttaaaagtaaaagaaaataatcttAAAGATCAAGAAGAACGCCATTCACGAGAAGTAAACAAACTTCGTGAGGAGCTGGATGTAAGAGATAACACATGCCATGAATTAGAACTTGAAATATCCCAAGTCCGACAAAATCTTGACGATCTTAAAGGTCAAGAGGAGCTTCATTTACGAAAAGTAAAAGAGCTTCGCAAAGAGCTAGAGGCAAAGGATAATATATGCCAGGAGCTAGAACTTAAGGTATCCCAAGTTCGTGAAAACcctgaatttattaaaatgcgaCAGCAATTACTTGATGAACTTGAAAGCCAAGAACTTCACTTGGTCGAAGTAAATAAGCTTCGCAAGGAACTGGAGGCTAAGTATACAATATGCCATCAGTTAGAGCATGAAGTATTCGCAGTGCAGGAAAATGCTAAGTTTATTCAAATGCGAGAACAATTAATGGATAATCTCAAAGATCAAGAAGAACGTCATTTACGAGAAATAAGTGACCTTCGCAAGGTGCAGGAGGACAAAGATAAATTATGCTTGGAGAAAGATCAGGAAGCAGCTCAACTCCGAGATCGTCTTAACTTCAACATGTCTTGTCCCATATGTTTGGAGCCATGGAATTCTTCAGAACATCGCATGGTTGCGTTGTCATGTGGTCACATTTTTGGTGAATCATGCGCACGACAATGCCTGCAACGAAATTTACATTGTCCAGAATGTCGAGCTCCTGCTTCAGAAAGTAATATCCGTAAACTATTTCCCCGTTAA